The genomic region ggagaagcttgaacggagcactaggagaagcgacCTGTCAAGACGCGGGGGAGCTAAATGCAATCgagcaaaacctcgatcacctcggccaaagccgggagtgacggggaacgagccggtaaatgcagtcgagccaaaacctcgatcacttcGGCCGAAGCCGGGgtgagtgacggggaacgagccgaaagatgcaatcgagccaaaacctcgatcacttcggccaaagccggagtgacggggaacgagcggtaaatgcaatcgagccaaaacctcgatcacatcggccaaagccggagtgacggggaacgagcgtaaatgcaatcgagccaaaacctcgatcacttcGGCCGAAGccaggagtgacggggaacgagccgtaaatgcaatcgagcaaaacctcgatcacttcggccgaagccgggagtgacggggaacgagcagTAAATGCggtcgagccaaaacctcgatcacctcggccggcCGGAGTGAGGGGAACGAGccagtaaatgcaatcgagccaaaacctcgatcacctcggctaaagccgggagtgacgggggaacgagccgaaagatgcaatcgagccaaaacctcgatcacctcggccgaagccgggagtgacggggaacgagcgaaagatgcaatcgagccaaaacctcgatcacttcggccgaagccgggagtgacggggaacgagcgtAAATGCggtcgagccaaaacctcgatcacttcggccgaagccgggagtgacgggggaacgagccggtaaatgcaatcaagccaaaacctcgatcacctcggctaattaaaaccgagggcgacgggggaacgagccgatatgcctagGTATTTACAACGGCGGTCGAACGtaaactcgatcacctcggctaactaagaccgagagtgacgagggaaccacgacttgccctcggctaattaagaccgagcttaagaaTGTATAAGTaccgttgagacgcaaatctgacacCTCGGCGAATTAAGACCGAGCGTGAACGAGGACGCAATCAATAATGGTCTATAGATACGACGCCATTTGTCGCGCCAGTAACCCCGATTCCCTCGGCCAAGGCCGGGAAGCGTGggccacaacgaccgatacgctaacatgtttacGGCGGCGGTTGGGACACGCTCCTTGAGAGAATGCcgatcgacgtatcttcttcaacacgctccttggtatctacttgccaaacggtccactctcaaccctggtctcggccaacgtctctctcttttccacatcggatgtccattacacatccatgtggaggggggatagggtacggcctaagcagaaccaaaccgaggtagaagaagccggggcagaaaatttttacttgcgcagaatatacgctcaacacacatcggagcccataccacggcatagactacgctgggggcaaattgatggggcatattctgcaccgctgaccaagtcaacacaactgagcaaggtcaaagatatccacaaagaagtcaacgacttagatcgcTTAGCCGTCTGACCCATCGGCTGCTAGCTAGGGTatcggcatggcaacccgcccaaggggcacatatccgcgtactcacatccaagaccctcggccggcctgccgtaggacaatcggccgagggtagaacggtctttccacctgataagccacttggccacttggccactacgtgacaaaaggtgaaagcctataaatactcctcaaccttcattgaggaaaggatctctaaaaaacttaacctaaatacactattcatctggtaatatctcccttatctctctacaatacatatctagccaagtaacacaacttaatcctttgagtttactgacttgagcgtcggagtgagtacgcttggcacaaagccaagccctcagttcgttcattgttgcaggagaggccgagaggagcGATAAGGACAAGAAGAATCCCaccaaagacattattctacaagccacgggtggtaacgatacttgctctggaattacacccggaacaaacaTAAAGACAGACATCTACGTTTCAATATCAAACCTTGGAAACTCTTGGTTTATTGTGTTAATGTAGCTTTATAAATTAATGTTTTAAATGTTATGTCTTTTATGTTTTAGAAATTGTCTTAGAAAGTATGTTTTTGTTTAACGAAAAAACGTCTGaatttttttcttataataaAACCGAAGTCGATAAATTATCGAGTTAAAATCCCGTACAAATTATGAAAATagatttttaatataaaaaatgtGTGAGATACTTTAAAGTAAGAAAGATAAATGTTGAAAGAGAGCGGGATGATGAATAAGGGTAAATTATGGTTAGACGAGTGTTTTGGTTGTAAATTGAAAAGTTGAGGATTGATGAGTAAGAACTAAGAAGTGATAAGAAATAGTGGGATGAGGAAGAGAAAAATTCATGGTTGAAGCTACAAGAAAAAAATTAAAGAcgttttattttctttaaaaaaacATGATAACTAAGAGAGTAAGGAAAATTAAAGAAGGAAAGTGTGTGTCAATATTACTATCTATTTGTAGAGAAGAAAAAATTAGGAATTTTGGTgtaattatttttaaaaaaaaattacatattaatTATTAGGGAAAATAATAATTTGATAacaaaataattaacaaaaaTACAAAGATAATTACTCCACAAAATCACAAAATATGGATTCCACTTTGACACATGATTCAATTGTATAGAAAAAGGGATGCTTTGGATTTCCTAGGGTtagaaaaggaaaggaaaagtaAAAGCATAGTGATTATGCTTTGAATTTCTTAGGGTCCATTCACACAACTAAAGACAGCCAGGAAATTGAAAACTCCCCCACCACTAGTAGCCCCTCAAGTTTTTTGCTATTAAGGGTCTAAGATCACGCATGATCTACTACCCAAAAACACCAACAATCCTATGTTTGTATTAAGGTTTAACAAAAGAGTCGTCTTAGGTATTAATTTTGAATAGTCCAGCAATAATGAAGTATACAAAAATAGGTAAATCTCTACTGCAACAATATCTCGATATATCTCAACACTAATTGTAAACATCCATGTAATCAAATGAGATAGACGGCTTCATGGAGCTTGGCTAAgtatcttttatatatatatatatataaaactgggtagAAGCACCACATGCCAACccaacattaaatacaagtattaattaaaACAGACCGTGTGAAGCGCTAGTATTAATATATAAGTGGCTGATGACAATATCTCCGGCACCATTGACTACAAGACGGGAATGGCCTTCTTCATGGTTGACACCTCCAATTGTCTGGTCACCGCCGCAGTTGGTGTTCTGACCAACATTATGATGCAAAGAACGAGCAACGGCACCACAAAGGACACAGCTTCCAGGGTTAATTCCTTTACCAGTCACAAGACTTAAAATTCCTTTGATCAATAAAAATAAATACGAGCATAGATACCAAATAACCCCCAATAAAGTGGAAAGAATGAGGTTTTCGTTAACAAGTAATAAGAATCTAGAGACGGCTCCTTGTTTAGGTTGGGTCCCGGTCCCCTGAAGCGGCTCTTGGAGCTTCTGCCATGGATCCCCACAATTGTTCTCGACACATACACTGTCGTCACATACACTGTCGTCTGAAGCGCTGTGATAATCAGAGAGTGACTCCCATGACTCGCCACTGCTGCGTTCTGAATCGCTGTGACCGTGATCAGGGATTAACTCGCAATGCTCGCCGCTGGTGCTTTCTGAATTGCTGCGACCATCATCAGGAATTAACTCCCATTGCTCGCTGCTGGTGCTTTCTGAATCGCTGTGACCACAATCAgggattaactcccaatgctcgCCGCTGGTGCTTTCTGAATTGCTGCGACCATCATCAGGAATTAACTCCCATTCCTCGCCGCTGGAGCTTTCTGAATCGCTGTGACCACAATTAGGGATTAATTCCCACTGCTCGCTGCAACTGCTCTCATTACATTGCGAGTTCTGACTTGTTCTTAACTTGTTGGGTACAATTGTGAGCGATTCATGGTCCAATTCAAGCACGCTCAGACCAGCTGCACCTGCAACATGCATTCATACATTTTATTAGGCGCATGAATGTATGATACACTCTGGAATCTTAAGGTCTCACCTATCATAGCGTATCTCTCGTATATCCCATCTGCAAATCACAACACCATATCCAACTCACAGAGAAGCACAAACTCATTATCAAGCACAATTTAGTGGATTATGGTAAAACTAACTCCATATTTACTGAACACCCAAAATAGTAAATTGACTGATACAATTATGCTAAAAGCCTTAAATGCACCAAAGACGATTTCACATTAAATGAAGTCCGTCTTGCAGTTTTACCTGGTTGACGGAAGGCTGGATCAGTAGGCAGAATGTTAAAACCAGCAGGCCTCTCCTCATCATTATTATCCTTTTGTGGGGTGTTTGATTCCTGACCCGAAGTCGATAAAGCTTCCTGGTTTTCCTGCAATGAAAACTCATCAATAAATACCAGTCTATCTATAAATACCAGCATTTTCGCCCGTGTCAACTTTAAATGGATCAGTAATCTGCCAACTCGATTCTAACTCAATTACATAATACTCCATCCGTCCCAAACTCCCAATCATTTATTCACactgaatataaaaggtaaataaattgaCTGACACGGAAAAAGTATAAATAacaatcaaaataaataaatttcatGCTACATTAGCACAAAACAATCAAATTATATCATCTCAACTGCTCAGCATGTAAAGGAAAATTTTtcacgcaaaaaaaaaaaaaacacaagattGGTTGAAAATTCATGATACATAATTACTTATACAGACGGATTACCTCAATGGCGAAAACCCTAAAAATGCTGGTAAAAAAACCTGGAAAATGGAGACGGAACTTCATCATTAGCCGATTATGGAGTACTTGGAAAAAGAAATGATTGTAATAAATTTGTCGAAATTTAAAATAAGATTAGTTATTTAGTTTTATcagttttaaatttttttttttggttacacGAAATGGAATTAAACCGAAAACGAAAAAGGCAATAGTGCCATTGGCTTTGGGGTTAAGATGTATTTATAGGTGGCTGATAATGCCACGATGAATATGTATTCCTCCACGGAAGTTCTGAGAGCAATATTCAAATACAGGTACTGTTTCTAGAGTGGAGATTTCGTGGCATTAGTTTATTTGCCCGTGGATTTAGTGCTTCCCTATTTATAGTATATTTATCGAAGGTTACCTTGATTTTTTGGCACTATTCACGACTGTTAAGAATATTTGGTATTATTTGTAGTATTTAAgagaaaatatagtcatgtgagatctctGGTTGAATTTATCGCAATAAATATTATAagaaaatcaaatttttataatttttaataatgtataaccaaagagaaaaaaaaaaaaaaaaaaaaattcttcaaaaaaaaaaagagaaaaaaaaaaatgctaTTTATAGTATCTTTTGGATTCGCGAGTCCAATAGTAGTACATGAGTAACCCACTTGCTATTTACACTACATTCTTAATTTTTGCTCATTAAGCTACCTAATCTTATTTTTGACTCACATGTGGACCTGCCAAATGGGTCGTATTCAGTTTGGGTTCAATTGCGGTCAACAATTAACACGTACTTTTCGATTCGTGTTATTTTTGGGTTGGGTTAATCCGGATCAGGTCATTTTGCTTTGAATAAATCATTTTCGGGTCACTTCAAATTGGGTCACTTTCCAAATTATTAAGCTTAGGAATGCAAATTTTTAACTAGGCAAACGGTTAATTATGTAAAATACACCCGAAAAAATTCTAGAAAATTTATCTAAAAATTCCGAAAATCTTGTCCGCAAGGGAGGCAAGGACTCCTACTAACCCCCTAACTCAACCAGTACTAGACCTGACAAAAGCAACCTGACCCGAGACCtgaagtgacccgaactacatcaccctaATGAAATCCGAAAACCCGAATCGACTCGACCCGAGCTGAccagacccgaaaatgacccga from Silene latifolia isolate original U9 population chromosome 3, ASM4854445v1, whole genome shotgun sequence harbors:
- the LOC141649968 gene encoding uncharacterized protein LOC141649968, coding for MSNLREKKPEKVSLIKLEICIFHTIKNKKKCVLRSFRVTTTINDCIIPLSKFIFQIGILISKQQILRSSELKLRSTRVYAAKATYTRCHQGWQGFFTSIFRVFAIEENQEALSTSGQESNTPQKDNNDEERPAGFNILPTDPAFRQPGAAGLSVLELDHESLTIVPNKLRTSQNSQCNESSCSEQWELIPNCGHSDSESSSGEEWELIPDDGRSNSESTSGEHWELIPDCGHSDSESTSSEQWELIPDDGRSNSESTSGEHCELIPDHGHSDSERSSGESWESLSDYHSASDDSVCDDSVCVENNCGDPWQKLQEPLQGTGTQPKQGAVSRFLLLVNENLILSTLLGVIWYLCSYLFLLIKGILSLVTGKGINPGSCVLCGAVARSLHHNVGQNTNCGGDQTIGGVNHEEGHSRLVVNGAGDIVISHLYINTSASHGLF